A stretch of DNA from Bradyrhizobium algeriense:
CGATCGCGCGCACCTGTGAGGTCAGGTTGGCGGCGAGCAGGTTGACGTTGCCGGTGAGGTCCTTCCAGGTGCCGGCGGCGCCGGGCACGTTGGCCTGGCCGCCGAGGCGTCCCTCGACGCCGACTTCGCGCGCCACGCTGGTGACCTGATCGGCGAAGGTAGCCAGCGTCTCGGTCATGTTGTTAATGGTGTCGGCAAGGGCTGCGACTTCGCCCTTCGATTTCACCGTCAGGTTCTGCTTCAGGTCGCCGTCGGCGACCGCCGTCACGACCTTGACGATGCCGCGCACCTGTTCGGTCAGATTGGCGGCCATGAAGTTCACGGTGTCGGTGAGGTCCTTCCAGGTGCCGGCGACGCCGGGGACCTGCGCCTGACCGCCGAGCTTGCCCTCGGTGCCGACTTCGCGCGCCACGCGCGTCACTTCGCCGGCAAAGGCGTTGAGCTGATCGACCATCGTGTTGATGGTGTTTTTCAACTCGAGGATTTCGCCCTTCACGTCCACGGTGATCTTGCGCGACAGGTCGCCGCGGGCCACGGCGGTGGTGACTTCGGCGATGTTGCGGACCTGCGTGGTGAGGTTGGCTGCGAGCAGGTTGACGTTGTCGGTCAAGTCCTTCCAGGTGCCGGCGACGCCGGGCACCACAGCCTGGCCGCCGAGCCGCCCCTCGGTGCCGACCTCGCGCGCCACGCGCGTCACTTCGGCGGCAAAGGAGCGGAGCTGCTCGACCATCGTGTTCAGGGTATCCTTCAGCAGCAGGATTTCGCCGCGGACGTCGACCGTGATCTTCTTCGACAGGTCGCCGCCGGCGATGGCGGTGGCGACTTCGGCAATGTTGCGGACCTGCGCGGTCAGGTTCGAAGCCATGAAGTTGACGTTGTCGGTGAGGTCTTTCCAGGTGCCGGCCACTTGAGGCACCTGGGCCTGGCCGCCGAGTTTGCCTTCGGTGCCGACCTCGCGCGCCACGCGGGTGACTTCGGAGGCGAAGGCGTTGAGCTGGTCGACCATCGTGTTGACGGTGTTCTTCAGTTCCAGAATTTCGCCCTTGACGTCGACGGTGATCTTCTTCGACAGGTCGCCCTTCGCCACCGCCGTGGTCACCTCGGCGATGTTGCGGACCTGGCCGGTGAGGTTGCCGGCCATCGAGTTGACGTTATCCGTCAGGTCCTTCCAGGTGCCGGCGACGCCGGGCACGTTGGCTTGACCACCCAATCGTCCCTCGGTGCCGACCTCGCGCGCCACGCGCGTCACTTCGCCGGCGAAGCGATTGAGCTGGTCGACCATCGTGTTCAGCGTTTCCTTGAGCTGCAGGATCTCGCCGCGCACGTCCACGGTGATCTTGCGCGACAGGTCGCCGCCGGCGATCGCGGTCGCGACCTCGGCGATGTTGCGGACCTGCGCCGTCAAATTGCCGGCCATCGAGTTCACGCTGTCGGTGAGATCCTTCCAGGTGCCGGCGACGCCGGTCACCTGGGCCTGGCCGCCGAGCTTGCCGTCGGTGCCGACTTCGCGCGCGACGCGGGTCACTTCGCTCGCAAAGGCGTTGAGCTGGTCCACCATCGTATTGAGCGTTTCCTTCAACTGAAGAATTTCGCCCGAGACGTTGACAGTGATCTTCTTCGACAGGTCGCCCTTCGCCACCGCGGTCGCGACTTCGGCGATGTTGCGGACCTGAGCGGTGAGGTTGCCGGCCATCGAATTGACGTTGTCGGTGAGGTCCTTCCAGGTGCCGGCGACGCCGCGCACGTTGGCCTGGCCGCCGAGCTTGCCTTCGGTGCCGACTTCGCGCGCGACGCGGGTCACTTCGCCGGCAAAGGCGTTGAGTTGGTCCACCATCGTGTTGATGGTGTCCTTCAGTTCGAGGATTTCACCGCGCACGTCGACGGTGATCTTCTTCGACAGGTCGCCATTGGCGACCGCGGTCGTCACTTCGGCGATGTTGCGGACCTGCGCCGTCAGGTTGGAAGCCATCGAGTTGACGCTCTCGGTGAGGTCCTTCCAGGTGCCGGCGACACCGAGCACGTTGGCCTGACCGCCGAGCCGTCCCTCGGTGCCGACTTCGCGCGCCACGCGCGTCACTTCGCCCGCGAAGGCGTTGAGCTGGTCGACCATCGTGTTGAGCGTTTCCTTCAACTGAAGGATTTCGCCCGACACGTTCACGGTGATCTTCTTGGAAAGGTCGCCGCCGGCGATGGCGGTCGCGACGTCGGCGATGTTGCGGACCTGCGCCGTCAGGTTGGAGGCCATGAAGTTGACGTTGTCGGTGAGGTCCTTCCAGGTGCCGGCGACGCCGGGGACCTGGGCCTGACCGCCGAGCTTGCCTTCGGTGCCGACCTCGCGCGCCACGCGCGTCACTTCGGAGGCGAACGAGTTGAGCTGGTCGACCATCGTGTTGATGGTGTCCTTCAGCTCCAGGATTTCGCCGCGGACGTCGACCGTGATCTTGCGCGAGAGGTCGCCGCGGGCCACCGCCGTGGTGACGTTGGCGATGTTGCGGACCTGCGCGGTGAGGTTGCCGCACATCGCATTGACGGAGTCGGTCAGATCCTTCCAGGTGCCGGCGACGCCGGGGACGATCGCCTGGCCGCCGAGCTTACCATCGGTGCCGACTTCGCGCGCCACGCGGGTCACTTCGGAAGCGAAGGATCGAAGTTGATCCACCATCGTATTGATGGCTTCCTTGAGCTGCAGGATCTCGCCGCGGACGTCCACCGTGATCTTCTTCGACAAGTCGCCATTGGCCACCGCGATGGTGACCTCGGCGATGTTGCGGACCTGGCCGGTCAAATTGTTGGCCATCGAGTTGACGCTCTCGGTCAGGTCTTTCCAGACGCCCGTCACTTCCGGGACCTGGGCCTGGCCGCCGAGCTTGCCCTCGGTGCCGACCTCGCGCGCCACGCGCGTCACTTCCGAGGTAAACACGGAAAGCTGCTTGATCATCGTGTTGACGATGTTGGCCGACTGCAAGAATTCGCCGCCAAGTGGGCGGCCGTCGACGTCGAGCTGCACGGTCTGTAGTAGATTGCCCTGGGCAACGGCGGCGACCGCGCGCGTGACTTCGCGGGTCGGCCACAGCAGGTCGTCGATCAGCGTGTTGACGGATCCCTCCATGTCCGCCCACGATCCGCTCGACAGGTCGAACTTGACGCGCTGCCGCGTCTTGCCTTCGCGGCCGACGACCTGGCCGACGTGCTCCAGTTGCTGCGCCATTCGCTGGTTGGCGGCGACGATTTCGTTGAAGGTGTCGGCGATCTTGCCCTCGATGCCGAGGTGATCGCCGGTCATCCGTACCGAGAAATCACCCGCGCGCATTGCCTGCAAGGCGTGCAGCAGATCCTGCATCGGATCGGACGTGCCGTTGGTGGTGGCTGGTTGGGCTTTGGCGACCCGGCGAACGGAGGGTGATGCCCCAGGGGAAAGGTCACTCATGGTGTTTCCTCGACCAGTTCGCGCGCAAATCACTTAGGCTGAAATGCGATTTCACAGATAGAACCGCTGCCCCACCGGCAGATCAAGTTGGAATAACGGTTAAGGTCGAGAAATCAATGACATGGAACTCAGCCCAGTTTGCTCAATGCGGCGGGAACCCAATTGTTCCCGCGATCGGAAAATTATCTGGAACCCAAAATGAAAACGCCCCGGCAAGCCGGGGCGTTTGAGGTTCTGATCGACGAGGGGCCTATGACCCCTTCGGATTGATCTCGGTGTAGTTGCCCTTGGCGTCCCACTTGTAAACGACGTAGTCGATGACCTTGATGTCGCCCTTGGCATCGAACCCCAACTTGCCAAGCACAGTGTCCCAATCGCTGGCCTTGATGGTCTCCATGACCTTCTTCGGATCGGTGGTCTTCGCCTTCGCCACGGCCTGCGTCCAGACCTGCATCGCGGCATAGGTGTAGAGGGTGTAGCCTTCGGGATCGATGTTCTTGGCCTTGAACTTCTCGACGATGGCCTTGGCGGTCGCCTTGTTGCGCGGGTCGGGACCGAAGGTGAACAGCGTGCCTTCGGCGGCCGGCCCGGTGATCGAGGCGAATTCCTTGTCGTTCATGGCGTCGCCCGCCATCAACACCGTCTTGAGGCCCTGGTCGCGCATCTGGCGCAGGATCAGGCCGGCTTCCTGATGGTAGCCGCCGACAAACACCAGATCGATATTGTCGCGCTTCAGCCGTGACACGATCGAGTTAAAATCCTTGTCGCCCTTGTTGTAGGATTCGAACATCTTCTCGGTGAAGCCGGCCTTGTTGAGCGCCTTCTTGGTTTCGTCGGCAAGGCCTTTGCCGTAGGTGGTCTTGTCGTTGAGGACGGCGACGTTCTTGCCCTTGTAGTTCTTGACGATGTAGTCGGCGGCAACCAGGCCCTGCTGGTCGTCGCGGCCGCAGACGCGCGCCACGTTCCAGAGCTTGCGCTCGGTAAACAGCGGGTTGGTCGAGGCCGGGGTAATCTGCAGCACGTTGCCGTCGGCGTAGGCTTCCGACGCCGGGATCGACGACGAGGAGCAGAAGTGACCGGCAACGAACGGGATCTTGGCGCTGGCGAACTTTTCCGCCACCGAGCGCGCCTGCTTGGGATCGCAGGCATCGTCGCCGATCTGCAGCGCCAGCTTCTTGCCGAGCACGCCGCCGGCGGCGTTGAAATCGGCCACGAATTGTTCGGCGCCGTTCTTCATCTGCCGGCCGAATGCGGATTCGCCGCCCGTCATCGGGCCCACCACTGCGATGGAGATGTCCTGCGCCAGCGCCGTTGTCGACAGCGCCAACGATGCGCCCAAAGCCAGGCCGATAAGTTTCAGTGATTTCATGAGATATCCTCGCAGGTCAGTCGATTTCAGGAAGCACCCGGCGGGCCGGGTACGAAAATCACGCCCATTGTCGGCTGATTTTACGGCGAAGTCATCGGCAATTTTCGGGCAAATCCGCGGTCGGTTCGCAGCATCTTGCCGCAGCGCCTGGGTAGGTGGGAGGCAGGTGGAAATGTGACTACTCCCGCCGGCCGCCTTCCAGATAGGCAGCGCGGATTTCCGGGCGCTGCAGCAATTCGCTGCCGGTTCCGGACAGGGTGATCAGGCCGTTGACCATGACATAGCCCCGATGCGCCAGTTTCAGCGCGTGGTTGGCGTTCTGTTCGACGATCAGGACGGTCAGGCCGTCCTGCCGGTTCAGGGTCCGGATCGCATCGAAAATCTGCCGCGCGATCAGTGGGGCCAGCCCCAGCGACGGCTCGTCCAGCATCAACAGGCGCGGCCGGCTCATCAGGGCCCGGCCGATCGCCAGCATCTGCTGCTCGCCGCCGGACAGCGTGCCGCCGCGCTGGGTCATGCGTTCCTTCAGCCGCGGGAACAGCGCGAAGACGCGTTCCAGGCCGCTTGCCCGGTCGGCCTCGCTGCTATCGGTCGCATCGGCGCCCATCTGGAGGTTTTCCGCCACGCTCATGCGCGGGAAGATGCGGCGGCCCTCCGGGGATTGGGCGATGCGCAGCCGCGCGATCTCGTGCGTCGGCACGCCGGTGATGTCCTGGCCGTCGAATTCGATCCTCCCCGCACGGGCGCGGGGCCGGCCGAAAATCGTCATCATCAGGGTCGACTTGCCGGCGCCGTTGGCGCCGATCAGGGCGACGATCTCGCCGGCGTTGATATCGAGATCAACGCCCTTCAGCGCCTCGATCTTGCCATAGGCCGCGCGTAGGGCGCGGATCGCGAGCAGGGGAGTCTTCGATGGGGCGGTCACGTTCCGCTCTCCATCACGGCGATGGCTTCCTCTTCATCCGTGCCGAGATAGGCCGCGATCACCTTGGGATCGTCGCGGATCTCGCGCGGCGTGCCTTCGGCGATCTTCAGCCCGTGATCCATCACGACGATGTGGTCGGAGATTTCCATCACCACGCTCATGTCGTGCTCGATCAGCAGGATCGAGGTGCCTTGATTCGCGCGGATCGAGAGCAGCAGTTCGCTTAAAGCGGCGCTTT
This window harbors:
- a CDS encoding HAMP domain-containing protein, whose translation is MSDLSPGASPSVRRVAKAQPATTNGTSDPMQDLLHALQAMRAGDFSVRMTGDHLGIEGKIADTFNEIVAANQRMAQQLEHVGQVVGREGKTRQRVKFDLSSGSWADMEGSVNTLIDDLLWPTREVTRAVAAVAQGNLLQTVQLDVDGRPLGGEFLQSANIVNTMIKQLSVFTSEVTRVAREVGTEGKLGGQAQVPEVTGVWKDLTESVNSMANNLTGQVRNIAEVTIAVANGDLSKKITVDVRGEILQLKEAINTMVDQLRSFASEVTRVAREVGTDGKLGGQAIVPGVAGTWKDLTDSVNAMCGNLTAQVRNIANVTTAVARGDLSRKITVDVRGEILELKDTINTMVDQLNSFASEVTRVAREVGTEGKLGGQAQVPGVAGTWKDLTDNVNFMASNLTAQVRNIADVATAIAGGDLSKKITVNVSGEILQLKETLNTMVDQLNAFAGEVTRVAREVGTEGRLGGQANVLGVAGTWKDLTESVNSMASNLTAQVRNIAEVTTAVANGDLSKKITVDVRGEILELKDTINTMVDQLNAFAGEVTRVAREVGTEGKLGGQANVRGVAGTWKDLTDNVNSMAGNLTAQVRNIAEVATAVAKGDLSKKITVNVSGEILQLKETLNTMVDQLNAFASEVTRVAREVGTDGKLGGQAQVTGVAGTWKDLTDSVNSMAGNLTAQVRNIAEVATAIAGGDLSRKITVDVRGEILQLKETLNTMVDQLNRFAGEVTRVAREVGTEGRLGGQANVPGVAGTWKDLTDNVNSMAGNLTGQVRNIAEVTTAVAKGDLSKKITVDVKGEILELKNTVNTMVDQLNAFASEVTRVAREVGTEGKLGGQAQVPQVAGTWKDLTDNVNFMASNLTAQVRNIAEVATAIAGGDLSKKITVDVRGEILLLKDTLNTMVEQLRSFAAEVTRVAREVGTEGRLGGQAVVPGVAGTWKDLTDNVNLLAANLTTQVRNIAEVTTAVARGDLSRKITVDVKGEILELKNTINTMVDQLNAFAGEVTRVAREVGTEGKLGGQAQVPGVAGTWKDLTDTVNFMAANLTEQVRGIVKVVTAVADGDLKQNLTVKSKGEVAALADTINNMTETLATFADQVTSVAREVGVEGRLGGQANVPGAAGTWKDLTGNVNLLAANLTSQVRAIAEVATAVTKGDLTRSIQVDARGEMAELKDNINTMIGNLRLTTQVNTEQDWLKTNLASFTNMLQGQRDLTTVGRLLLTELAPLVNAHMGAIYQTENPDSPQLRLLSAYAGDSANPHPLVVQFGEGLIGQCAMDKRQRLVSDIPTDTAPINSALLRVIPRNLVVLPVLFENQVKAVIELSSISSFTTSQMTFLEQLTDSIGIVLNSIEATMQTEGLLKQSQQLAGELQTQQKELQQTNEQLEQKAQQLAERNVEVERKNQEIEQARRALEEKATELSLTSKYKSEFLANMSHELRTPLNSILILGQQLTENPDGNLSAKQVEFARTIHGAGTDLLNLISDILDLSKIESGTVTVDAEEILTSSLLETVGRPFRHEAENRQLSFSVEVDENLARSMVTDSKRLQQVLKNLLSNAFKFTAEGGVKMTVSAAVGGWSAEHPILNHAPAVVAFEVTDTGIGIPLEKQKLIFEAFQQADAGTSRKYGGTGLGLAISRELASLLGGEIHLRSAPGKGSTFVLYLPLTYSGPTVAPRAPASSPFAGAPALQVAAQERVIEQLPDDRLNLEPGDTILLIVEDDLHYARVLIDLARDKGFKVLVASRGAEALELAKQFQPTAVSLDVFLPDMLGWTVLSQLKHNPLTRHIPVQIITLDEDRQHALARGAFSFVNKPTTTEGVSAALSQIKEYAKPRRKRLLIVEDNAAEQMSITELLGHDDIEILTADTGADALSTMRNQPCDCVVLDLRLPDMSGFEVLDRLRNDDALSSVPVVVFTGRELSAEEDAELHTMARSIVVKGVESPERLLDETSLFLHRVITELPAEKQRMLEKLNSSDEDLVGKTALLVDDDARNIFALSSVLERRGMKVLTATTGNEAVALVESNPNIAIVLMDIMMPQMDGYQTIGVIRQNPSLGRLPIIALTAKAMKGDREKCLEAGASDYLAKPVNTEQLLLAIRMWLHR
- a CDS encoding branched-chain amino acid ABC transporter substrate-binding protein: MKSLKLIGLALGASLALSTTALAQDISIAVVGPMTGGESAFGRQMKNGAEQFVADFNAAGGVLGKKLALQIGDDACDPKQARSVAEKFASAKIPFVAGHFCSSSSIPASEAYADGNVLQITPASTNPLFTERKLWNVARVCGRDDQQGLVAADYIVKNYKGKNVAVLNDKTTYGKGLADETKKALNKAGFTEKMFESYNKGDKDFNSIVSRLKRDNIDLVFVGGYHQEAGLILRQMRDQGLKTVLMAGDAMNDKEFASITGPAAEGTLFTFGPDPRNKATAKAIVEKFKAKNIDPEGYTLYTYAAMQVWTQAVAKAKTTDPKKVMETIKASDWDTVLGKLGFDAKGDIKVIDYVVYKWDAKGNYTEINPKGS
- a CDS encoding ABC transporter ATP-binding protein, yielding MTAPSKTPLLAIRALRAAYGKIEALKGVDLDINAGEIVALIGANGAGKSTLMMTIFGRPRARAGRIEFDGQDITGVPTHEIARLRIAQSPEGRRIFPRMSVAENLQMGADATDSSEADRASGLERVFALFPRLKERMTQRGGTLSGGEQQMLAIGRALMSRPRLLMLDEPSLGLAPLIARQIFDAIRTLNRQDGLTVLIVEQNANHALKLAHRGYVMVNGLITLSGTGSELLQRPEIRAAYLEGGRRE